One Xyrauchen texanus isolate HMW12.3.18 chromosome 44, RBS_HiC_50CHRs, whole genome shotgun sequence DNA segment encodes these proteins:
- the LOC127636959 gene encoding substance-P receptor-like: MDPLYATSENSIGNGTNGSFVNDTDVFSNQFVQPVWQIVLWAIAYCCMVLVSVVGNITVIWIILAHKRMRTVTNYFLVNLAFAEASMSAFNTVINFVYAVHNEWYFGLVYCRFHNFFPIAAVFASIYSMTAIALDRYMAIIHPLKQRLMSTETKLLVGVIWALALLLAFPQYYFSSTAQLPGRVVCYINWPEYSVWDFQKMYYICVVVLIYFLPLLVMGCAYLVVGCTLWASEIPGDSSDHYREQLMSKRKVVKMMIVVVCTFAVCWLPYHVYFLVHQFLPHLFEERYIQQVYLGIMWLAMSSTMYNPIIYCLLNDRFRAGFQQAFFWCPCVPEGSYEGLELKSTRYLQTQTSIYRACQMDTTISTVMPIGEGDLQENQNRFSIDLTSNGSSPSASKTESSSFYCSNNIA; encoded by the exons atggaTCCTCTTTATGCCACTTCGGAAAACTCGATTGGCAACGGGACGAATGGTTCATTTGTGAATGACACGGACGTGTTCTCAAACCAATTCGTTCAGCCGGTGTGGCAGATTGTCTTATGGGCAATCGCGTATTGTTGTATGGTTCTGGTGTCAGTTGTTGGAAATATCACTGTCATTTGGATAATTTTGGCGCACAAGCGCATGAGAACTGTGACCAACTACTTTCTGGTGAATCTCGCGTTCGCTGAGGCGTCAATGTCGGCTTTCAACACCGTTATTAACTTTGTGTATGCGGTGCACAACGAGTGGTACTTCGGGCTGGTTTACTGTCGATTTCACAACTTCTTTCCGATAGCAGCTGTCTTCGCAAGTATTTATTCCATGACAGCAATAGCCTTGGACAG GTACATGGCTATTATCCATCCTCTCAAGCAGCGTCTGATGTCCACAGAGACCAAGCTGTTGGTTGGGGTGATCTGGGCCCTGGCACTGCTCCTGGCTTTCCCTCAATACTACTTTTCCAGTACCGCTCAGCTGCCAGGACGTGTAGTCTGCTACATCAATTGGCCAGAATACAGTGTGTGGGATTTTCAAAAGAT GTATTACATCTGTGTGGTTGTGCTTATCTACTTTCTGCCTTTGCTAGTCATGGGCTGTGCATACCTGGTGGTGGGATGCACTCTCTGGGCCAGTGAGATTCCAGGGGATTCTTCAGATCACTATCGAGAGCAGCTAATGTCCAAACGAAAG GTGGTGAAGATGATGATTGTTGTCGTATGCACCTTCGCTGTTTGCTGGCTGCCCTACCATGTCTATTTCCTTGTGCACCAGTTTCTTCCCCACTTGTTTGAAGAACGCTACATCCAGCAGGTGTACTTGGGAATTATGTGGCTTGCCATGAGCTCCACCATGTACAATCCCATCATCTATTGCCTTCTCAATGACAG GTTTCGAGCTGGATTCCAACAGGCATTCTTCTGGTGTCCTTGCGTCCCTGAAGGCTCATATGAAGGTCTGGAGCTCAAGTCAACTCGCTATCTACAGACACAGACCAGTATTTACCGCGCCTGCCAGATGGATACCACCATTTCCACAGTGATGCCAATTGGTGAAGGGGACCTTCAGGAGAACCAAAATCGATTTTCCATAGATCTCACATCCAATGGTTCTTCACCAAGCGCTTCCAAGACTGAGTCCTCTAGCTTCTATTGTAGTAACAACATAGCTTAG